One genomic window of Halobellus limi includes the following:
- a CDS encoding PRC-barrel domain-containing protein, with product MPDELAEDLSGKGVMGADGAQLGALYNVEMNVKTGTIGDLLVSPYEDVNPNALGFETGTDEENETIVRVPVSRVQDVKDYIVVQP from the coding sequence ATGCCGGACGAACTCGCGGAGGACCTCTCCGGGAAGGGCGTGATGGGGGCGGACGGAGCCCAACTCGGAGCGCTGTACAACGTCGAGATGAACGTCAAGACCGGGACGATCGGCGATCTGCTCGTCTCGCCGTACGAGGACGTCAATCCGAACGCGCTCGGATTCGAGACGGGGACCGACGAGGAGAACGAGACGATCGTTCGCGTCCCCGTCTCCCGCGTACAGGACGTCAAAGACTACATCGTCGTGCAACCATAA